A region of bacterium DNA encodes the following proteins:
- a CDS encoding polysaccharide deacetylase family protein has product MIVPVLMYHSVSRPGTPDLRPPGYWTTPEIFEAHLEALSSAGAAAVGLSDLLCFHRGEKTLPPRPVVITFDDGYLNNFQEALPRLVRRGLTAVFFVTASAVGEPMMMGLPELAELRKAGMEIGSHGMSHVLYSGLPRTRLEWELRESRRVLEAGLGAPVDFFSLPRGYLPRCLPRLAREAGYRGMCVSRPGRNRAATDPFLWRRLTVRCGDGPELLAGLWGRWGAGYLRWYLREKVRTLARRRFALLRPPAPDVSPGI; this is encoded by the coding sequence ATGATCGTTCCCGTCCTCATGTACCATTCCGTCAGCCGCCCCGGAACGCCGGACCTGCGCCCTCCCGGCTACTGGACGACGCCGGAAATCTTCGAAGCCCATCTTGAGGCGCTCTCTTCCGCCGGTGCCGCCGCCGTGGGGCTGTCCGACCTCCTCTGCTTCCATCGGGGGGAGAAAACCCTGCCTCCGCGTCCGGTGGTGATCACCTTCGACGACGGGTATCTTAATAACTTTCAAGAAGCGCTGCCGCGCCTGGTACGGCGGGGCTTGACCGCCGTTTTCTTCGTCACGGCTTCCGCCGTGGGGGAACCGATGATGATGGGGCTGCCGGAGCTGGCCGAGCTCAGGAAAGCCGGAATGGAAATCGGGTCGCATGGGATGTCCCATGTTCTCTACAGCGGTTTGCCGCGAACCCGGTTGGAGTGGGAGTTGCGCGAATCCCGGCGGGTCCTGGAAGCCGGGCTGGGGGCGCCGGTGGACTTTTTCTCTCTCCCCCGCGGCTATCTTCCCCGGTGCCTGCCCCGTCTCGCTCGGGAGGCGGGGTACCGGGGAATGTGCGTCTCCCGCCCGGGGAGGAACCGGGCCGCCACCGACCCTTTCCTCTGGCGCCGGCTCACGGTCCGCTGCGGGGACGGTCCGGAGCTGCTGGCCGGACTCTGGGGCCGGTGGGGCGCCGGTTACCTCCGCTGGTACCTGCGGGAGAAGGTCAGAACCCTGGCCCGCCGCCGGTTCGCGCTGTTACGGCCGCCGGCGCCGGACGTTTCCCCCGGGATCTGA
- a CDS encoding outer membrane beta-barrel protein — protein sequence MRAQTVLKSTVLAAALAAPGAVTAQVIEEDTFFTTALEAFFSKDDALAPAVRIVQEYDDNIGLESDDLREGSWKSLVIPTLALDFPGRQTSCFVEYTPAFIYYYTGADRLDVDQDAAVKFSHFFTPRYWVHLNDIFLRKETPQDIRRPVVPQERNADYNFNLVEARFGNQLTKQITWGLEYDNEWFYYDTSIMRRFFNRVSNVGEATFRYELNPSLRLSGSYSLRFSDYEDDASDYYSHLLRIGVNYRLAKRLTLQVWGGYQARDYDSGQNLTGPYAEFDCEAMVSSELYLEAGYWHKIEDTYEITHRGVWEHGVKGTVHYRLLPKVKLTATYLGIFSYYPSSLDVAGEAVSADETFWKLEAEAAFEILADIVIKPGYRHTENSSDFPDASYFRNQTYLEFAVTF from the coding sequence ATGCGCGCACAGACGGTACTGAAGTCGACGGTTCTGGCGGCGGCGCTGGCCGCGCCCGGGGCGGTAACGGCCCAAGTGATCGAGGAAGACACCTTCTTCACGACCGCGCTCGAGGCCTTCTTCTCCAAAGACGACGCCCTCGCCCCCGCCGTCAGAATCGTCCAGGAGTACGACGACAACATCGGGCTGGAGTCGGACGACCTTCGGGAGGGCAGTTGGAAAAGCCTGGTTATCCCCACCCTGGCTCTCGATTTTCCCGGTCGGCAGACAAGTTGCTTCGTCGAATACACGCCCGCCTTCATCTATTACTACACGGGTGCGGACCGTCTCGACGTCGACCAGGACGCGGCGGTGAAATTCTCCCATTTCTTCACTCCCCGCTATTGGGTCCACCTCAACGACATTTTTCTCCGCAAGGAGACCCCCCAGGATATCCGCCGGCCGGTGGTGCCTCAGGAACGGAACGCGGACTACAATTTCAACCTGGTCGAAGCCCGGTTCGGCAACCAGTTGACCAAGCAGATAACCTGGGGACTGGAATACGACAACGAGTGGTTTTATTACGACACCTCGATCATGCGCCGCTTTTTCAACCGGGTCAGCAACGTGGGAGAAGCGACGTTCCGCTATGAGCTCAACCCTTCCCTACGGCTGAGCGGCTCGTATTCGTTGCGGTTCTCGGACTACGAAGACGACGCTTCCGACTATTATTCCCACCTGCTTCGGATCGGCGTCAATTATCGCCTCGCCAAGCGGCTCACGCTCCAGGTCTGGGGAGGTTACCAGGCCCGCGATTACGACTCCGGTCAGAACCTGACCGGACCTTATGCCGAGTTCGACTGCGAAGCCATGGTCAGCTCGGAACTGTACCTGGAAGCCGGTTATTGGCATAAGATCGAGGACACCTACGAAATCACCCACCGCGGGGTCTGGGAACACGGGGTCAAGGGCACGGTTCATTACCGGCTGCTGCCCAAAGTCAAGCTGACGGCGACCTATCTGGGGATATTCAGCTACTATCCTTCCAGCCTGGATGTAGCCGGAGAAGCGGTTTCCGCCGATGAAACTTTCTGGAAGCTGGAAGCCGAGGCCGCTTTCGAGATCCTGGCCGATATCGTCATCAAACCCGGCTACCGCCATACCGAAAACAGCAGCGATTTCCCGGACGCCTCCTACTTCCGAAACCAGACATATCTGGAGTTTGCTGTCACTTTTTAA
- a CDS encoding NfeD family protein: protein MTAMVALLVLGLILICLEVFVPGGVVGTLGALALAGSVVLAFRNTDFGPVWLLVALGSALISVLVAIRTVARTPLGRKLFLHASERGYSGADRSMDGLAGKAGKAVTDLRPAGIAEIEGRRIDVVTEGEYLARGTEIAVKSVEGNRIVVVSTELVTG, encoded by the coding sequence ATGACCGCCATGGTCGCGCTGTTGGTCCTGGGGCTGATCCTGATCTGCCTGGAGGTATTCGTGCCCGGCGGCGTGGTCGGGACCCTGGGCGCCCTGGCGCTGGCCGGATCGGTCGTGCTCGCGTTCCGGAATACCGACTTCGGACCCGTCTGGCTCCTGGTGGCCCTGGGCTCGGCCCTGATCTCGGTGCTGGTCGCGATCCGGACGGTCGCCCGGACGCCGCTGGGGCGGAAGCTCTTCCTTCACGCATCGGAACGCGGGTATTCGGGCGCCGACCGCAGCATGGACGGGTTGGCGGGGAAGGCGGGAAAGGCGGTAACGGACCTGCGGCCGGCGGGGATCGCCGAAATCGAGGGGCGCCGTATCGACGTGGTTACGGAGGGCGAGTACTTGGCCCGCGGCACCGAAATCGCCGTCAAATCGGTGGAAGGAAACCGGATTGTGGTAGTATCGACCGAACTCGTAACCGGATAA
- a CDS encoding response regulator, which translates to MDNERHSIVFVDDEEDIRSVYSRRLGEWYDVLAFESGAELLEAVDYLAPSLFLIDWLMPSMSGLELCRELRKLRRLDPVPIAFFTGIEPTIENMRTATEAGAQSFISKSTAPAFFIIQVRTLVDSYNRLSRYLRDREIILSVLKHDIANFLTGVTTGVAVLALEPSLRDQTRVVLRAARELQDLFLDLGESLNFHPRGQRSEAKMEPLEAVLGDLRGYLAQMPRNVEVAGETSSPIFCHRRSWGRALYYQIRFIDNHLPADRPLRLEIHRLAAGVSFAVEAPGCFEREWERAFSGEPTDREDDFSRHDLLFVEYVRNIVRRHHAHFSILEQRETTQLLTILPLPDAGETPSGASA; encoded by the coding sequence ATGGACAACGAGCGCCACTCGATCGTTTTCGTCGACGACGAGGAAGACATCCGCTCCGTCTACTCCCGGCGGCTGGGGGAATGGTACGACGTTCTGGCCTTCGAATCCGGCGCCGAACTCCTGGAAGCGGTCGATTACCTTGCGCCCAGCCTCTTCCTGATCGATTGGCTGATGCCGTCCATGTCCGGTTTGGAACTCTGCCGGGAACTGCGCAAGCTCCGGCGGCTGGATCCGGTCCCCATCGCCTTTTTCACCGGCATCGAACCCACGATCGAAAACATGCGGACGGCGACCGAGGCCGGCGCCCAGTCGTTCATCTCCAAATCGACCGCCCCGGCTTTTTTCATCATCCAAGTCCGCACGCTGGTCGACAGTTACAACCGCCTTTCCCGCTATCTCAGGGACCGGGAAATCATCCTCTCGGTTCTCAAGCACGATATCGCCAATTTTCTCACCGGGGTAACCACCGGGGTGGCGGTGTTGGCCCTGGAACCTTCACTCCGCGACCAAACCCGGGTCGTCCTCCGGGCCGCCAGAGAACTGCAGGATCTCTTCCTGGACCTGGGCGAATCCCTCAACTTCCACCCCCGGGGCCAACGCTCGGAGGCCAAAATGGAGCCGCTCGAGGCCGTCCTCGGCGATCTCCGCGGCTACCTGGCCCAGATGCCGCGAAACGTGGAAGTAGCCGGCGAAACGTCCTCCCCCATTTTCTGCCATCGGCGCAGCTGGGGCCGCGCCCTCTATTACCAGATCAGATTTATCGACAACCATCTTCCCGCCGACCGGCCTCTCCGCCTGGAAATCCACCGCCTCGCCGCCGGCGTCTCCTTCGCCGTCGAAGCTCCGGGCTGTTTCGAAAGGGAGTGGGAACGGGCTTTTTCCGGGGAGCCGACGGACAGAGAAGACGATTTCTCCCGCCACGACCTGCTCTTCGTCGAATATGTCAGGAACATCGTCCGCCGCCACCACGCCCATTTCTCCATCCTCGAACAGAGGGAAACCACTCAACTGCTGACGATCCTCCCTCTTCCCGATGCCGGCGAAACGCCTTCGGGAGCTTCCGCGTGA
- a CDS encoding NfeD family protein: MKTLLSVLAILLSGPPEGEELPAPGPVYVIPVQGEIEWGLVHQVARGVREAEGNGASLIVVDMDTPGGRVDATTEIMKILSETPIPTLTFVNTWAMSAGAYIAVATDRIFMAPRSAIGAATPIASGPLSGAQELPAAVEEKMTSALAATIASTAAAKGHPVEIVRAMVDRDVEIPDPEKPGGFIIEKGKLLTLTNVEAERPGIALSRGTVADIGRLLEGEGAANAEIVRVEPSPAEKLARFLTSSAVSVVLLLGGLGGLYLEFKTPGFGFFGVTGLALLGLFFFGHYIAGLAGFEEVVVFGAGLVLLAVELFVTPGFGFMGAAGIGLILGGLIAAMARGPLIRPGSGLNLDYTDALETMGMAMAGVFILAAGASRLLVRRRSPLARRLVLDNRESGYKASAENAGIVPGLRGVTVTKLRPAGIALFRGKRLDVVSQGDALPAGEDVEVVKVSGNRVVVRKERKELSPAGEEERTR; the protein is encoded by the coding sequence ATGAAGACCCTGCTCAGCGTTCTCGCGATCCTGCTCTCAGGACCGCCGGAAGGAGAAGAACTTCCGGCGCCCGGTCCCGTGTATGTTATCCCCGTTCAGGGAGAGATCGAGTGGGGCCTGGTCCACCAGGTCGCCCGGGGGGTGCGGGAAGCCGAAGGGAACGGGGCTTCCCTGATCGTCGTCGACATGGACACTCCCGGGGGAAGGGTGGACGCCACCACCGAGATCATGAAGATCCTCTCCGAAACCCCCATTCCCACCCTTACCTTCGTCAACACCTGGGCCATGTCCGCCGGCGCCTATATCGCCGTCGCCACCGATCGGATCTTCATGGCCCCGCGCAGCGCCATCGGCGCCGCCACCCCCATCGCCTCCGGCCCCCTCTCCGGAGCCCAGGAACTGCCGGCGGCGGTGGAGGAGAAGATGACCTCCGCTCTCGCCGCCACCATCGCCTCCACCGCCGCCGCCAAGGGACACCCGGTGGAGATCGTGCGGGCCATGGTCGACCGGGACGTGGAAATCCCCGACCCCGAGAAACCGGGCGGGTTCATCATCGAAAAGGGCAAACTCCTGACCCTGACCAACGTCGAGGCCGAACGCCCGGGGATCGCTCTTTCCCGGGGCACGGTCGCGGATATCGGCCGGCTCCTGGAGGGCGAAGGAGCCGCGAACGCCGAAATCGTCAGGGTCGAACCCTCACCGGCCGAAAAGCTGGCCCGGTTCCTCACCTCGTCCGCCGTCTCCGTCGTTCTTCTCCTGGGAGGATTGGGCGGTCTCTACCTGGAATTCAAGACCCCGGGCTTCGGGTTTTTCGGCGTGACGGGCCTGGCCCTGCTGGGGCTTTTCTTCTTCGGCCATTATATCGCCGGACTGGCCGGTTTCGAGGAAGTGGTCGTCTTCGGAGCCGGCCTGGTTCTCCTGGCGGTCGAGCTTTTCGTCACCCCCGGCTTCGGCTTCATGGGGGCGGCGGGGATCGGCCTGATCCTGGGGGGGTTGATCGCGGCCATGGCCCGCGGTCCCCTCATCCGCCCGGGAAGCGGACTCAACCTCGATTATACCGACGCCCTGGAGACCATGGGCATGGCCATGGCCGGCGTTTTCATCCTCGCCGCCGGCGCCTCCCGTCTCCTGGTCCGGCGGAGATCGCCGCTGGCGCGGCGTCTGGTCCTGGACAACCGTGAAAGCGGTTATAAGGCCTCGGCCGAGAACGCCGGTATCGTCCCCGGCTTGAGGGGGGTAACCGTGACCAAACTGCGCCCGGCCGGAATAGCGCTCTTCCGGGGGAAACGCCTCGACGTCGTCAGCCAGGGGGACGCCCTTCCCGCAGGCGAGGACGTCGAGGTGGTCAAGGTCTCCGGGAACCGGGTGGTGGTCCGGAAAGAGAGGAAAGAACTTTCCCCGGCGGGGGAAGAGGAGAGAACCCGATGA
- a CDS encoding C1 family peptidase, translated as MKTLCLLLLLSVPALSPAASPEREILPFEPGDTLEEVRYKIDHNGYEFEVAENWVTRLSAEERQRLLSRHAPLEPRAKTASDEIGPLADLLGRQALPTSFDWRSTGGRNYVNPIRDQGYCGSCYAFGAAASAEGSYNVANDLYGGSRAQFSEAFIAFCLDDHYSGFDGCDGSDYDYDELTALVAYGVCSLAAYPYPSSAYDYGISPPCPFGTYPATTRIQSWHRIPCNDIDAIKTAIYNYGPVDASVNAGTAFEGYSGGVYSDSATTCSASPCYYSTTNHVICLVGWVDTGPGTGYWILRNSWGTSWGESGYMRISYYAARVACEACYLVSSGGGSSGDNPILAGGDYNGDGRSDIAVFRPSTGQWLIRGRTKFYFGQTGDVAAPGDYDGDGTTNPGLFRGSAGKWLYRDGATIYQVYYGQDGDIPAPGYWHGNTDDCWVALFRPSNGKWFVYGITQFFYGNSSDIPVPGDYNGNGTTDPAVFRSTGQWLVRNRTRFYYGASGDTPVVADFWYGGADNPGIFRSSTGQWQIRGYTRAYYGTDGDVPVPANYGTIAARKDDIAVFRPSSGQWLAKGVTRAYYGSNGDVPVTR; from the coding sequence ATGAAGACCCTGTGCCTGTTGCTGCTGTTGTCGGTTCCGGCCCTGTCCCCGGCCGCTTCGCCGGAAAGAGAGATCCTGCCCTTCGAACCCGGCGACACTCTCGAGGAGGTGCGCTACAAGATCGACCACAACGGCTACGAGTTCGAGGTCGCCGAGAACTGGGTCACCCGGCTCTCCGCCGAGGAACGCCAGCGCCTGCTCTCCCGTCACGCGCCCCTCGAGCCCAGGGCCAAAACCGCCTCCGACGAGATCGGGCCCCTGGCCGACCTCCTCGGCCGGCAGGCGCTGCCCACCAGCTTCGACTGGCGCAGCACCGGCGGGCGCAACTACGTCAACCCCATCCGGGACCAGGGGTATTGCGGCTCCTGTTACGCCTTCGGCGCCGCCGCCTCCGCCGAAGGATCCTACAACGTCGCCAACGATCTCTACGGCGGCAGCCGGGCCCAGTTTTCCGAGGCCTTCATCGCCTTCTGCCTCGACGACCACTACAGCGGGTTCGACGGCTGCGACGGGTCCGACTACGACTACGACGAACTGACCGCCCTGGTCGCCTACGGGGTCTGTTCCCTGGCCGCGTACCCCTATCCCAGCAGCGCCTACGACTACGGGATTTCCCCGCCCTGTCCTTTCGGCACCTACCCCGCGACCACCAGGATACAATCCTGGCACCGCATCCCCTGCAACGACATCGACGCCATCAAGACCGCCATCTACAACTACGGTCCGGTCGATGCCTCGGTCAATGCCGGGACCGCTTTCGAAGGGTACTCCGGGGGGGTCTACTCCGACAGCGCCACCACCTGTTCGGCCTCTCCCTGTTACTACAGCACCACCAACCACGTCATCTGCCTGGTGGGCTGGGTCGATACCGGCCCCGGCACCGGGTATTGGATTCTGCGCAACTCCTGGGGCACCAGCTGGGGGGAGAGCGGTTACATGCGCATCAGCTACTACGCCGCCCGCGTCGCCTGCGAGGCCTGCTACCTGGTCTCCTCCGGGGGCGGTTCGTCCGGGGACAACCCTATCCTCGCCGGGGGCGATTACAACGGCGACGGCCGCTCCGATATCGCCGTTTTCCGCCCCTCCACCGGGCAGTGGCTGATCCGGGGGAGGACCAAGTTCTATTTCGGCCAGACCGGCGACGTCGCCGCTCCCGGCGACTATGACGGCGACGGCACCACCAATCCCGGTCTTTTCCGGGGCTCGGCCGGGAAGTGGCTCTACCGCGACGGCGCCACCATCTACCAGGTTTATTACGGGCAGGACGGCGACATTCCCGCTCCCGGCTACTGGCACGGGAACACCGACGATTGCTGGGTCGCTCTTTTCCGCCCCTCCAACGGCAAGTGGTTCGTCTACGGCATCACCCAGTTCTTCTACGGGAACTCCTCGGACATCCCCGTCCCCGGCGACTATAACGGGAACGGGACCACCGACCCCGCCGTCTTCCGTTCCACCGGGCAGTGGCTGGTGCGCAACCGCACCCGCTTCTATTACGGGGCCTCCGGGGATACTCCGGTGGTGGCCGATTTCTGGTACGGCGGCGCCGACAACCCCGGGATCTTCCGTTCCTCCACCGGCCAGTGGCAGATCCGCGGCTACACCCGCGCCTACTACGGGACCGACGGGGACGTCCCGGTCCCGGCCAACTACGGGACCATCGCCGCCCGGAAGGACGACATCGCCGTCTTCCGTCCCTCCAGCGGGCAATGGCTGGCCAAGGGAGTCACCCGGGCCTACTACGGGAGCAACGGGGACGTCCCCGTGACCCGGTGA
- a CDS encoding polysaccharide biosynthesis tyrosine autokinase — translation MNEDIHLLHYWAVIRRHWTLIVAIPLVTVAGVVLTVFRQPDIYRAQTKIRVEMEQPEVMFYPNLPFIAPQDSQRFYRTQNQIIQSNPVLEPVVRELNLGGRWYPNRPNAAAAALAQLKDNLLVIPIEGSTIIAIAYEDRDPVLAAEIANTVVKHFVAQRRLVRGVFLEEVIENMRHQLNLNREKLDQSEAALRAFKIEKGLAFVQDRPLDEDRIAELNDVYIKAKTRRMLKEVQLAELEALPPDARISSLVLMSDNRHFQDLRARLDINEVELASLEEKYQPEHPEVLEVKARISKIKNQLNELSQGMLNGIKTEYQQSLKEEQLLAEALGEVWMEDQLKSESRAEYLRLKRQIEVDQEVVLTTRKRMEEAIVGESIPKVRIEVVEQAGVPKQPVKPKRMLSLLLGGILGLGAGVALAFFLSYLNQRLVSVEEVEKYLHLPVLALIPRDTVSLARDPEDFASLEAYRLLRATVTHACATEGIKTLMLTSAVAGEGKSTTVANLGLCMAKLGDRVILVDADCRRPKIDTILGLDNRLGLADILEGRCRIEDAVQKAGETGNLDVVTSGSDSEKGVSLLNSKSIAGIIGEIRERYDLALFDSPQTLGVSDTLCLGAAVDAVILLIEHNRHSRSVVLQAKNQLETAGARVIGVVFNNISPREIRYYAHYYYLSGEKG, via the coding sequence TTGAACGAAGACATCCATCTGCTTCACTATTGGGCCGTGATCAGGAGACATTGGACCCTGATCGTGGCCATCCCCCTCGTCACCGTGGCCGGGGTGGTTCTGACGGTATTCCGACAGCCGGATATCTACCGGGCCCAAACCAAAATCAGGGTGGAGATGGAACAACCCGAAGTGATGTTCTATCCCAACCTGCCCTTCATCGCGCCGCAGGACTCCCAACGCTTCTACCGGACCCAGAACCAGATCATCCAGAGCAACCCGGTGCTGGAACCGGTCGTCCGGGAACTGAACCTGGGCGGCAGGTGGTATCCGAACCGGCCCAACGCGGCCGCAGCGGCGCTGGCCCAGCTCAAGGACAACCTGCTGGTCATTCCCATCGAGGGGTCCACCATCATCGCCATCGCCTATGAAGACCGGGACCCGGTCCTGGCCGCGGAAATAGCGAACACGGTCGTCAAGCATTTCGTCGCCCAGAGAAGATTGGTTCGGGGGGTTTTTCTGGAAGAAGTCATCGAGAACATGCGCCATCAGCTCAACCTCAACCGGGAAAAACTGGACCAGTCCGAAGCCGCCCTACGGGCTTTTAAGATCGAAAAGGGGCTGGCCTTCGTTCAGGACCGCCCCCTCGACGAGGACCGGATCGCCGAACTCAACGACGTTTATATCAAGGCCAAGACCCGGCGGATGCTCAAGGAAGTCCAGCTGGCCGAACTGGAAGCGCTCCCCCCCGACGCCCGCATCTCCTCCCTGGTTCTGATGAGCGATAACCGACATTTCCAGGACCTGCGCGCCCGATTGGACATCAACGAGGTGGAACTGGCTTCCCTGGAGGAAAAGTACCAGCCGGAGCACCCCGAAGTCCTGGAAGTCAAGGCCCGGATCAGCAAGATCAAAAACCAGCTCAACGAACTATCCCAGGGGATGCTCAACGGAATCAAAACGGAATATCAGCAGTCTCTGAAGGAAGAACAGCTTCTGGCCGAAGCCTTGGGAGAGGTCTGGATGGAGGATCAGCTCAAGTCCGAGAGCCGGGCCGAGTATCTGAGGCTGAAGCGCCAGATCGAGGTCGATCAGGAAGTGGTGCTTACCACCCGCAAGCGGATGGAGGAAGCCATAGTCGGGGAGAGCATCCCCAAAGTCCGGATCGAGGTGGTGGAACAGGCCGGTGTTCCCAAGCAACCGGTCAAGCCGAAAAGAATGCTGAGCCTGCTCCTGGGCGGGATCCTGGGCCTGGGCGCGGGCGTGGCCCTGGCCTTCTTTCTTTCCTACCTGAACCAGCGCCTGGTGTCCGTGGAAGAAGTGGAAAAATACCTGCACCTGCCGGTGCTGGCTCTCATTCCCCGGGATACGGTCAGCCTGGCCCGCGACCCCGAAGACTTCGCTTCCCTGGAGGCGTACCGCCTCCTCCGCGCCACCGTCACTCACGCCTGCGCCACGGAAGGCATCAAAACCCTGATGCTGACCAGCGCCGTGGCCGGCGAAGGTAAAAGCACCACCGTCGCCAACCTCGGTCTCTGCATGGCCAAGCTGGGAGACCGGGTCATCCTGGTCGACGCGGACTGTCGCCGGCCCAAAATCGACACGATCCTCGGGCTCGACAACCGCCTGGGGCTGGCCGATATCCTCGAGGGCCGCTGCCGGATCGAAGACGCGGTCCAGAAAGCGGGGGAAACCGGAAACCTGGACGTCGTCACCAGCGGAAGCGACAGCGAGAAGGGCGTTTCCCTGCTTAACTCCAAATCGATCGCGGGCATCATCGGGGAGATCCGAGAACGCTACGACCTGGCTCTCTTCGATTCGCCCCAAACCCTGGGGGTGAGCGATACCCTCTGCCTGGGAGCCGCGGTGGATGCCGTCATCCTCTTGATAGAGCATAACCGTCACTCCCGTTCGGTCGTGCTGCAGGCTAAAAATCAGCTGGAGACGGCGGGAGCCAGGGTTATCGGGGTGGTCTTCAACAACATTTCCCCCCGTGAAATCAGGTATTACGCCCATTACTATTACCTCTCCGGAGAAAAGGGATGA
- the floA gene encoding flotillin-like protein FloA (flotillin-like protein involved in membrane lipid rafts), with protein MDIAKFIWLAVFVIIVVMLGTFLYFFKVWIRAVAAGAYVGLFNLVGMKLRGIRPVIIVDAKIMATKAGLQVATNDLEAHYLAGGNVAKVIRALIAADKAGIPLTFEKACAIDLAGRDIEEAVKTSVNPRVIDCPNPEKGKGTIDAVAMDGIQLMARARVTIRANIERLVGGATDETIIARVGEGIVTSIGSAETYKKVLENPDMISERVLAKGLDAGTAYEILSIDIADVDVGKNVGAELQQHQAQADLQIAKAKAEERRAMAVAQEQEMRARTQEMRAKVVEAEAEVPRAMAEAFRSGNLGIMDYYRMKNIQADTGMRDSISGSAAKTPKKEG; from the coding sequence ATGGATATAGCGAAATTCATCTGGCTGGCGGTTTTCGTCATCATCGTCGTCATGCTGGGAACGTTTCTCTACTTCTTCAAGGTCTGGATCCGGGCCGTCGCCGCCGGCGCCTACGTCGGGCTCTTCAACCTGGTGGGGATGAAACTGCGGGGGATCCGTCCCGTGATCATCGTCGATGCCAAGATCATGGCCACCAAGGCCGGCCTGCAGGTCGCCACCAACGATCTCGAAGCCCACTACCTGGCGGGAGGCAACGTGGCCAAGGTCATCCGGGCCCTGATCGCGGCGGACAAGGCCGGAATCCCGCTCACCTTCGAAAAGGCCTGCGCCATCGATCTCGCCGGGAGGGACATCGAGGAGGCGGTCAAAACCAGCGTCAACCCCCGGGTGATCGACTGTCCCAACCCCGAAAAGGGGAAAGGCACCATCGACGCCGTGGCCATGGACGGGATTCAGCTCATGGCCCGGGCCCGGGTGACGATCCGGGCCAACATCGAGCGCCTGGTGGGAGGGGCGACCGACGAGACCATCATCGCCCGCGTCGGAGAAGGCATCGTCACTTCGATCGGCTCGGCCGAAACCTACAAGAAAGTCCTGGAAAACCCGGACATGATCTCCGAACGGGTCCTGGCTAAGGGGCTGGACGCGGGCACCGCCTACGAGATCCTCTCCATCGATATCGCCGACGTCGACGTGGGTAAAAACGTCGGCGCCGAGCTGCAGCAGCATCAGGCCCAGGCCGACCTGCAGATCGCCAAAGCCAAGGCCGAGGAACGGCGGGCGATGGCGGTGGCCCAGGAACAGGAAATGAGGGCGCGCACCCAGGAGATGCGGGCCAAGGTGGTCGAAGCCGAGGCGGAAGTACCCCGGGCCATGGCCGAAGCCTTCCGGAGCGGGAACCTGGGGATCATGGACTATTACCGGATGAAGAACATCCAGGCCGATACCGGGATGCGCGACTCCATCTCCGGGTCGGCGGCGAAAACCCCCAAGAAGGAAGGCTGA
- a CDS encoding diguanylate cyclase: MKPKKMILAVDDDRAVLTAVRFVLEEEGYEVITAESAPEALRFLDSEVVPALIISDIRMPGLDGFEFCRRVRSLPGNELMPFIFLTGETSVSSRVNGLSSGANAYLVKPFNPVELAATAHATLERHQAYEERAVRDPLTGLLNRRGLAQVLKSEFSRSSRYSRPFSVAMADIDRFKALNDTFGHLAGDRVLAGVAGILAGKTREQDTVGRYGGEEFLILLPESPLDRAVILLERLRSLVAAAYWEVDPGCRLTATISLGAVQLREDDRVPEEVIRRADDALYRAKGEGRNRVVRG, translated from the coding sequence ATGAAGCCGAAAAAAATGATATTGGCCGTGGACGACGACCGCGCCGTTCTGACCGCGGTCCGCTTCGTCCTGGAGGAGGAAGGGTACGAGGTGATCACGGCCGAGAGCGCGCCGGAAGCGCTGCGGTTCCTGGATTCCGAGGTCGTGCCCGCCCTGATCATCTCCGATATCCGCATGCCCGGCCTCGACGGGTTCGAGTTCTGCCGCCGGGTCCGGTCGCTTCCGGGCAACGAGCTGATGCCCTTCATCTTCCTGACCGGGGAAACGTCGGTTTCGTCCCGTGTCAACGGTCTCTCCAGCGGCGCCAACGCCTACCTGGTCAAACCCTTCAACCCCGTGGAGCTGGCCGCCACCGCCCATGCCACCCTGGAACGGCACCAGGCCTACGAGGAGCGGGCGGTGAGGGATCCCCTCACCGGTCTGCTCAACCGGCGGGGGCTGGCTCAGGTTCTCAAATCCGAATTCTCCCGTTCCAGCCGCTACAGCCGGCCCTTTTCGGTCGCCATGGCCGATATCGACCGGTTCAAAGCCCTGAACGACACGTTCGGTCACCTGGCCGGCGACCGGGTCCTGGCCGGGGTCGCCGGGATCCTGGCCGGAAAGACCCGGGAACAGGACACGGTCGGCCGCTACGGGGGGGAGGAATTCCTGATCCTGCTCCCGGAAAGCCCCCTGGACCGGGCGGTCATACTCCTGGAACGGCTGCGGAGCCTGGTGGCCGCGGCCTATTGGGAGGTCGATCCCGGATGTCGCCTGACCGCGACCATCAGCCTGGGCGCGGTCCAACTGAGGGAGGACGACCGCGTCCCCGAGGAAGTGATCCGGCGCGCCGACGACGCCCTCTACCGGGCCAAGGGCGAGGGGAGAAACCGGGTGGTCCGCGGTTAG